From Porphyromonadaceae bacterium W3.11, one genomic window encodes:
- the rplO gene encoding 50S ribosomal protein L15, with the protein MNLSNLKPAAGSTKSRKRIGRGEGSGMGGTSTRGHKGAKSRSGYSRKFGFEGGQMPLQRRVPKFGFRNPNRIEYAPVNLSTLTEVAESLNVTEITVTELVKAGKVHKDARIKILGNGEVKSALKVTAHAASASAKDAIEKAGGEIIFL; encoded by the coding sequence ATGAACCTATCCAATTTGAAACCTGCTGCTGGATCTACTAAATCTCGTAAGAGAATTGGTCGAGGTGAAGGTAGTGGTATGGGAGGAACTTCTACAAGAGGTCATAAAGGGGCTAAGAGCCGCTCTGGATACTCTAGGAAGTTTGGCTTTGAGGGGGGCCAGATGCCTCTTCAGAGAAGAGTGCCTAAATTTGGCTTTCGTAATCCTAATAGAATAGAATATGCTCCAGTTAATCTTTCTACCCTTACAGAGGTTGCTGAATCTTTGAACGTAACAGAGATTACTGTAACTGAATTAGTGAAGGCTGGCAAGGTGCATAAAGATGCTAGGATTAAGATCTTAGGTAACGGAGAAGTAAAGAGTGCTCTGAAAGTAACGGCACATGCAGCATCAGCATCAGCTAAGGATGCTATTGAGAAAGCTGGCGGAGAAATCATTTTTCTATAA
- the secY gene encoding preprotein translocase subunit SecY — protein sequence MKFIQTLRNIWKIEDLRSRIMTTVWLIVIYRLGTQIVLPGIDPSTLVALKNQTRGGVLALLDMFSGGAFSNASIMALGIMPYISASIVMQLLGIVWPKIQKMQREGESGRRKINQWTRYLTIIILLIQGPIYLLNLNKQLLVAGSAMPSGIMFSLSCTLIMAAGSMFTLWLGERITDKGIGNGVSFIILVGILARLPQSLVNEFILRFQNPGGIFLFVLELLILLFVIAGAILLVQGTRRVPVQYARRTVGNRMYGGARQYIPLKVNAANVMPIIFAQAIMFIPVTLVGYQTTSSFWQGFVTGQSFWYNFIFAAMIILFTYFYTAVTINPGQMADDLKRSNGFVPGVKPGKATKDYLDNVMSKITLPGALFLAIVAILPAFARLFGVSPEFSQFFGGTSLIILVGVVLDTLQQVESHLLQHHYDGLLETGHIKGRAGNMY from the coding sequence ATGAAATTTATTCAAACGCTCAGAAATATCTGGAAGATAGAGGACTTAAGAAGCCGTATCATGACTACGGTTTGGTTAATTGTAATCTATCGACTAGGCACTCAGATCGTATTACCGGGGATTGACCCTTCAACGCTCGTGGCGTTAAAAAATCAAACCCGTGGTGGTGTGCTTGCTTTGCTGGATATGTTTTCCGGAGGTGCTTTTAGTAACGCCTCTATTATGGCATTAGGTATCATGCCTTATATCTCTGCGTCAATTGTGATGCAGTTATTGGGTATTGTATGGCCTAAGATCCAAAAGATGCAAAGAGAGGGTGAAAGCGGTCGTCGTAAGATCAATCAGTGGACACGTTATCTTACTATTATAATTCTTCTTATTCAAGGACCTATCTATTTACTTAACCTAAATAAACAACTTCTCGTTGCAGGAAGTGCTATGCCTAGCGGTATTATGTTTAGTCTTTCGTGCACTTTAATAATGGCAGCAGGTTCTATGTTTACACTTTGGTTAGGTGAACGTATTACAGATAAGGGTATTGGTAATGGAGTTTCATTCATTATCTTAGTAGGTATTTTGGCTAGATTACCTCAGTCATTGGTAAATGAGTTTATTCTTCGTTTCCAAAACCCTGGTGGTATCTTCCTATTTGTACTTGAATTGCTTATACTCTTATTCGTGATCGCTGGTGCTATTTTACTTGTTCAGGGAACTCGTCGAGTGCCTGTACAGTATGCTCGTCGTACAGTAGGTAATCGTATGTATGGTGGGGCTCGTCAGTATATTCCACTTAAGGTAAATGCTGCTAACGTGATGCCGATCATTTTTGCTCAGGCTATCATGTTTATACCAGTAACATTAGTTGGTTATCAAACTACTTCCTCTTTTTGGCAAGGGTTTGTAACTGGTCAGAGTTTCTGGTATAACTTTATTTTTGCGGCCATGATTATTCTCTTTACCTATTTTTATACTGCGGTTACTATTAATCCTGGGCAGATGGCAGATGACTTGAAGCGTTCAAATGGTTTTGTTCCTGGTGTAAAGCCTGGTAAGGCAACAAAGGATTATTTAGATAATGTGATGAGTAAAATTACATTACCAGGTGCCTTATTCCTTGCTATCGTGGCTATTTTACCAGCTTTTGCAAGATTATTTGGAGTTTCTCCAGAGTTCTCTCAATTTTTCGGAGGTACTTCATTGATCATCCTTGTAGGAGTTGTATTAGATACACTTCAGCAGGTTGAGAGTCATCTTCTTCAGCATCACTACGATGGTTTGCTTGAAACAGGTCATATTAAAGGCCGTGCAGGAAATATGTACTGA
- the map gene encoding type I methionyl aminopeptidase, protein MLQREQIILKSSEEIDKLYKANQLVGKTLGELAKHIKPGVTTKQLDTIAYDFIKDHGAEPAFLGYNGFPGSICTSINEYIVHGIPSDSVVLKDGDIISVDCGTFIDGFVGDSAFTFPVGEISQEVAGLLNTTKDSLYKGIEAVQVGRRIGDIGHAVQSYCEERGYSVVREFTGHGIGRVMHESPSVPNYGRRGRGPVIEEGLCICIEPMINLGSKNVVMYDDGWTVRTKDRKPSAHYEHCIAVVDGRAKIMSSFDYVYETLGCESF, encoded by the coding sequence ATGCTACAACGGGAACAAATAATACTAAAAAGCTCAGAAGAGATCGACAAGCTTTACAAGGCAAATCAACTTGTAGGTAAGACTCTTGGTGAGTTGGCAAAACATATTAAGCCAGGTGTCACTACTAAACAACTGGATACTATCGCCTATGATTTCATTAAGGATCATGGAGCTGAGCCAGCATTTTTAGGTTATAATGGTTTTCCGGGAAGTATATGCACATCTATTAATGAATATATTGTTCATGGAATTCCCTCGGACAGTGTAGTTCTTAAAGACGGTGATATTATTAGCGTTGACTGTGGTACATTTATTGATGGCTTTGTCGGAGATAGCGCATTTACATTCCCTGTTGGCGAAATAAGTCAAGAGGTGGCAGGTTTACTTAACACTACTAAAGATTCTTTGTATAAGGGTATCGAGGCAGTTCAAGTAGGTCGTAGAATTGGCGATATTGGTCATGCAGTACAGAGCTATTGTGAGGAGCGTGGTTATTCCGTTGTCCGTGAATTTACGGGTCACGGTATAGGTCGCGTTATGCACGAGTCACCTAGTGTGCCAAATTATGGACGACGTGGTAGAGGTCCAGTAATAGAAGAGGGCCTATGCATTTGTATTGAACCGATGATTAATCTTGGCAGTAAGAACGTTGTTATGTATGACGATGGCTGGACAGTTCGCACGAAAGATAGAAAACCATCGGCTCATTATGAGCATTGTATAGCCGTAGTGGATGGGCGAGCAAAGATCATGAGCAGCTTTGATTACGTATATGAGACATTAGGCTGCGAAAGTTTTTAA
- the infA gene encoding translation initiation factor IF-1, whose product MAKQPAIELDGVIVEALSNAMFKVELDNGHQITAHISGKMRMHYIRILPGDRVKVEMSPYDLTKGRISYRYK is encoded by the coding sequence ATGGCAAAACAACCAGCAATAGAATTAGATGGAGTCATAGTTGAAGCTCTCTCAAACGCAATGTTTAAGGTGGAGCTTGATAATGGCCATCAGATAACAGCACATATCTCTGGCAAGATGCGCATGCACTACATACGCATCTTACCCGGAGACCGGGTAAAGGTAGAAATGTCCCCTTATGATTTAACTAAAGGGCGTATATCATACCGCTATAAGTAA
- the ykgO gene encoding type B 50S ribosomal protein L36, whose product MKVRTSLKKRTPDCKIVRRKGRLYIINKKNPKFKQRQN is encoded by the coding sequence ATGAAGGTTAGAACATCACTTAAGAAGCGTACCCCAGACTGCAAGATTGTTCGTAGAAAAGGACGCCTCTATATTATCAATAAGAAGAATCCTAAATTCAAGCAACGTCAGAATTAA
- the rpsM gene encoding 30S ribosomal protein S13: protein MAIRIVGVDLPQNKRGAIALTYIYGVGRSRAITILENAGVDQDIKVKDWTDDQAAAIREEITSNFKVEGDLRSETQLNIKRLMDIGCYRGVRHRIGLPLRGQSTKNNARTRKGRKKTVANKKKATK, encoded by the coding sequence ATGGCAATTAGAATTGTTGGGGTTGACCTGCCACAAAATAAGCGTGGTGCTATTGCTTTGACTTATATCTACGGAGTAGGTCGCAGCAGAGCTATTACCATTCTTGAGAATGCAGGAGTTGACCAAGACATCAAAGTTAAGGATTGGACAGATGACCAAGCCGCTGCTATCCGTGAGGAGATTACTTCTAATTTTAAAGTAGAAGGTGATCTTCGTAGTGAGACTCAGCTTAATATTAAACGCCTTATGGACATAGGCTGCTATCGTGGTGTGCGTCATCGTATTGGTCTCCCTCTTAGAGGTCAGAGTACTAAGAATAATGCTCGTACGCGAAAAGGTCGTAAAAAGACCGTCGCTAATAAGAAAAAGGCTACTAAGTAA
- the rpsK gene encoding 30S ribosomal protein S11, protein MAKKSVAKKRKVQVDAIGQAHIHSSFNNIIITLTNNQGQAISQSSAGKMGFRSSKKNTPYAAQMAAQDCAKVAYDAGLRKVTVYVKGPGNGRESAIRTIHGAGIEVMEIVDVTPMPHNGCRPPKRRKP, encoded by the coding sequence ATGGCAAAGAAATCAGTTGCTAAGAAGAGAAAAGTTCAAGTGGATGCTATTGGGCAAGCACATATTCACTCTTCCTTCAATAATATAATTATAACCCTTACCAATAATCAAGGGCAAGCTATTTCTCAGTCGAGTGCTGGTAAAATGGGCTTTCGTAGCTCTAAGAAAAACACTCCTTATGCAGCACAAATGGCAGCACAAGATTGTGCTAAAGTTGCATACGATGCAGGCTTGAGAAAGGTAACAGTTTACGTTAAAGGTCCAGGTAATGGACGTGAAAGCGCAATTCGTACTATTCATGGTGCAGGTATCGAAGTGATGGAGATTGTTGATGTCACTCCAATGCCACACAATGGATGTCGTCCTCCTAAGCGTCGTAAGCCTTAA
- the rpsD gene encoding 30S ribosomal protein S4 — translation MARYTGPKAKVNRKFGESIFGNVKSKKDYPPGQHGNSRRRKTSEYGLQLREKQKAKYTYGVLERQFRNLYERASRMPGVRGEVLIQLLERRLDNVVYRLGIARTRNAARQLVNHGHIVVDGQVVDIPSYTLSPGQVVGVRERSKSLVIVADAVQGLSHNQYPWLQWDAASLSGTFLHIPERADIPETIKEQLIVELYSK, via the coding sequence ATGGCAAGATACACAGGCCCAAAAGCCAAAGTAAACCGTAAGTTTGGTGAATCCATCTTCGGTAATGTAAAAAGTAAAAAGGACTACCCTCCAGGCCAGCATGGTAATTCACGCCGTCGCAAAACGTCTGAGTATGGGTTGCAGCTGCGCGAGAAACAAAAAGCTAAGTACACCTATGGCGTTCTTGAACGTCAGTTCCGTAACCTTTATGAGCGTGCTTCACGTATGCCTGGGGTTCGTGGTGAAGTGCTTATTCAGCTTTTAGAGCGCCGTCTTGATAATGTGGTATATCGTCTAGGTATTGCACGTACTCGTAATGCTGCACGTCAGCTTGTTAATCACGGACATATTGTGGTGGATGGACAAGTTGTGGACATTCCATCATACACATTGTCTCCAGGACAAGTAGTAGGGGTGCGTGAGCGTTCTAAGTCGTTAGTGATTGTAGCTGATGCTGTACAAGGACTAAGCCACAATCAATATCCATGGCTTCAGTGGGATGCTGCTTCACTAAGTGGTACATTCCTACACATTCCAGAGCGTGCGGATATTCCTGAGACTATTAAGGAGCAACTTATCGTTGAGTTGTATTCTAAGTAA
- a CDS encoding DNA-directed RNA polymerase subunit alpha, translated as MALIAFQKPDKVLMLESTPTHGKFEFKPLEPGYGMTIGNALRRILLSSPEGFAINSIKIDGVNHEFDSVPGVVEDVTNIILNLKKVNLKQIVPGENEEVVTININGKKQETFSGQDISEALSNFDVLNKDLVICTLDKSANLQIQLSIDKGRGWMAAEEIAESFDDPQQIAIDAIYTPITNVKISVENTRVEQKTDYDRLLIEVDTNGSIAPKEALKDAASILIKHFALFSDESIDIELESEAVEEVFDENAIMMRQQLKTKLADVELSVRALNCLRAADVETIGDLVQYNRNELLKFRNFGKKSLTEVEDLLSTLGLTFGMDISKYKLDKE; from the coding sequence ATGGCTTTAATTGCATTTCAAAAACCAGACAAAGTACTTATGCTTGAATCGACGCCTACTCATGGCAAGTTCGAGTTTAAGCCCCTTGAGCCAGGCTATGGGATGACCATAGGTAACGCTCTTCGTCGAATATTACTGTCATCTCCAGAGGGTTTTGCTATCAATTCTATTAAGATTGATGGTGTTAATCATGAATTTGACAGTGTGCCGGGGGTCGTAGAGGATGTTACTAATATTATCCTCAACCTAAAAAAAGTTAATCTGAAGCAGATTGTTCCAGGAGAAAATGAAGAGGTTGTTACCATTAATATTAATGGCAAGAAACAAGAAACATTTTCAGGACAAGACATTTCTGAGGCTCTATCAAACTTTGATGTGCTTAATAAAGATCTAGTTATTTGTACTCTGGATAAGTCTGCTAATCTTCAAATTCAACTTTCGATAGATAAAGGTAGAGGTTGGATGGCAGCAGAAGAGATCGCCGAATCTTTCGATGATCCACAGCAAATTGCTATTGATGCTATTTATACCCCAATTACCAACGTGAAGATTTCCGTTGAAAATACTCGTGTAGAGCAAAAGACTGACTATGATCGTCTTTTAATCGAAGTGGACACCAACGGTTCTATAGCACCCAAAGAAGCATTAAAAGATGCTGCATCTATTCTTATTAAGCACTTTGCTCTTTTCAGTGATGAGAGTATTGATATTGAGCTTGAGTCTGAGGCAGTAGAAGAAGTTTTTGATGAAAATGCGATTATGATGCGTCAGCAACTTAAGACTAAGCTTGCTGATGTAGAACTTTCTGTTAGAGCTCTTAATTGTCTGCGTGCCGCAGATGTTGAGACTATCGGCGACTTGGTTCAGTATAATCGTAATGAACTTTTGAAGTTCCGCAACTTTGGTAAAAAATCTCTCACCGAGGTAGAAGATCTACTTAGTACATTAGGGCTGACCTTTGGCATGGATATTTCAAAGTACAAACTTGATAAAGAGTAA
- the rplQ gene encoding 50S ribosomal protein L17: protein MRHNKKFNHLSRTAAHRKAMLSNMANSLITHKRIFTTLPKAKALRVYVEPIISKSKEDTVHSRRMAFQKLQNHATVNELFTVVAEKVANRPGGYTRILKTGHRQGDDAMMCLIELVDFNENRIKEDKKSTSGKRTRRSRRSKGNSETAAPVANNEAPAKEEANSEE from the coding sequence ATGAGACACAATAAGAAGTTTAATCACCTCTCACGTACTGCAGCACACCGTAAGGCTATGCTCTCAAATATGGCAAATTCACTTATTACTCATAAGCGAATTTTCACTACATTACCTAAGGCTAAGGCATTAAGGGTATATGTAGAGCCAATTATCAGCAAATCAAAAGAAGATACCGTACACTCACGTCGTATGGCATTCCAGAAGCTACAAAACCATGCTACTGTGAATGAGCTTTTTACTGTAGTTGCTGAAAAGGTAGCAAATAGACCTGGTGGATACACACGTATTCTAAAGACTGGTCACCGTCAAGGTGATGACGCTATGATGTGCCTTATCGAGTTAGTGGATTTCAATGAAAACCGTATTAAGGAAGATAAGAAATCTACATCTGGTAAGCGTACTCGTCGCTCTCGCCGCAGTAAGGGTAATTCAGAGACTGCTGCTCCTGTAGCAAACAATGAAGCTCCAGCTAAGGAAGAGGCTAATTCAGAAGAGTAA
- a CDS encoding IS256 family transposase — protein sequence MQFKEILSNLMTEPNGVGRLMELIIEIAMQGERELYKEDSGDVSNGYRSRRIFASGNMLELRVPRTRQQGFMPLILGVLKDQEKEMGELAGYLYSCGNTMEDISGVFERLYGKRYSTSQINRLSLSTQEAVEEWRQRRLPRTLEALVIDATYLPVRRGESVSKEAFFVVMSLDSEGRRDIVGVYNNPTEGSGIWGEFFEDLKSRGLEEVGLIISDGLNNIEEVACEHFTEVEVQLCTVHLQREITRKIRPRDKSAIASDLQEVFSKDGSRSSPLDGLESFKNFAFRWRKSYPFLTKIANGQRIEYYFTYLKYDVSVRKYIHSTNWIERFNRQVKKGARYKCALPSVESALHLIGSIAINANYLKKRIGDLTLGLRKNNEK from the coding sequence ATGCAATTTAAGGAAATTCTATCAAACTTGATGACAGAGCCAAATGGAGTTGGCCGTTTAATGGAGTTAATCATCGAAATAGCGATGCAAGGGGAGAGGGAACTGTATAAAGAAGATAGTGGCGATGTGAGCAATGGATACCGCTCCCGTCGCATCTTTGCGAGTGGTAATATGCTAGAATTACGAGTACCCCGAACTCGACAGCAGGGCTTCATGCCCTTGATTTTAGGCGTTCTCAAAGATCAAGAGAAAGAGATGGGAGAACTAGCAGGTTATCTATATAGCTGCGGTAATACGATGGAGGATATCTCTGGAGTATTCGAGCGTTTGTATGGTAAACGTTATAGTACGAGTCAAATCAATCGTCTCTCCTTATCGACCCAAGAAGCAGTAGAAGAGTGGCGTCAAAGACGTCTACCGAGGACTTTAGAGGCACTTGTTATCGATGCTACATATCTTCCTGTACGGAGAGGAGAAAGTGTGAGCAAGGAGGCATTTTTTGTAGTGATGAGTTTAGATAGCGAAGGACGTCGAGACATCGTGGGTGTCTATAATAATCCAACAGAGGGAAGCGGCATCTGGGGCGAGTTTTTTGAGGATCTAAAAAGCCGAGGACTCGAAGAGGTAGGACTAATCATTTCAGACGGGTTGAATAACATTGAAGAGGTTGCATGTGAGCACTTTACAGAAGTGGAAGTCCAGCTCTGCACGGTGCATCTACAGCGAGAAATAACTCGAAAGATACGCCCTCGAGATAAGTCAGCCATCGCAAGTGATCTACAGGAGGTCTTTAGTAAAGACGGCTCAAGAAGCTCACCTTTAGATGGCCTAGAGAGCTTTAAAAACTTTGCGTTCAGATGGCGTAAGAGCTATCCTTTTCTCACAAAAATAGCTAACGGTCAGAGGATAGAGTATTACTTCACATACCTAAAATACGACGTCAGTGTTCGCAAGTACATTCATAGTACTAACTGGATAGAACGCTTCAATAGACAGGTAAAGAAAGGGGCTCGATATAAATGTGCATTACCTAGCGTAGAATCCGCTCTACACTTGATAGGTAGTATTGCAATCAATGCAAACTATCTGAAGAAAAGAATAGGAGATCTAACTCTTGGACTTAGGAAGAACAATGAAAAGTAA
- a CDS encoding biotin/lipoyl-containing protein produces the protein MNKKFAYTINGTKYEVEINGIENGIAKVAVNGTYYDVRLEDMAPAQQAAAPAPAPAAAPVVAAPAPVEKPIQAAPEATPAPAPKAEPAAPAAAPTAGGSPVVSPLPGVVIKIIAKVGDTVKKGDKLLVLEAMKMENDVKAPKAGTIASIEVAEGDSVPEGTTLITIA, from the coding sequence ATGAATAAGAAATTTGCATACACCATCAATGGTACTAAGTACGAGGTGGAAATTAATGGTATCGAAAATGGTATCGCAAAAGTGGCTGTTAACGGCACTTATTACGATGTCAGACTAGAGGATATGGCTCCTGCCCAACAGGCTGCTGCTCCAGCACCAGCTCCTGCAGCAGCTCCAGTAGTAGCAGCTCCTGCACCAGTTGAGAAGCCTATACAAGCAGCGCCAGAAGCAACACCTGCTCCTGCACCTAAAGCAGAGCCAGCAGCTCCTGCAGCAGCACCCACAGCTGGTGGATCACCTGTGGTTTCTCCACTTCCTGGAGTGGTGATTAAGATCATCGCAAAGGTTGGTGATACTGTTAAGAAGGGCGACAAACTTCTAGTCCTTGAGGCTATGAAGATGGAGAATGATGTAAAAGCTCCAAAAGCTGGAACTATTGCATCTATTGAAGTTGCTGAAGGAGATAGTGTCCCAGAAGGAACAACTCTTATCACCATTGCATAA
- a CDS encoding acyl-CoA carboxylase subunit beta, producing the protein MSTQLDKIQELKELREKARLGGGEKRIEKQHSRGKYTARERINMLLDEGSFDEMDMFVQHRSTNFGLEKTKFYGDGVVTGSGTIDGRLVYVFAQDFTVIGGALGEMHAAKICKVMDQAMKMGAPVIGINDSGGARIQEGVNALSGYAEIFQRNILASGVVPQISAIFGPCAGGAVYSPALTDFTIMASGTSYMFLTGPKVVKTVTHEDVSQEDLGGASVHASKSGVAHFAVDDEKEGINLIRHMLSFMPSNNMEEAPIFECNDPIDRMEESLNEIIPENPNKSYDMYDVIGAIIDNGEFLEVHRDFAENIICGFARFGGQSVGIVANQPRSKAGSLDVNASRKGARFVRFCDAFNIPLVTLVDVPGFLPGTGQEYNAVITHGAKILYAYGEATVPKVTVILRKAYGGAYIVMSSKHLRGDVNFAWPTAEIAVMGPSGAVEVVFAKEVAAAEDPAAAAAEKEAEYRKAFANPYNAASYGYIDDVIEPSNTRFRITRALRQLRNKRVQNPAKKHDNIPL; encoded by the coding sequence ATGTCAACACAATTAGATAAGATACAGGAGCTGAAAGAGCTTCGTGAAAAAGCTCGCCTAGGAGGTGGAGAGAAGAGAATAGAGAAGCAACACAGCCGTGGTAAGTACACTGCTCGTGAGCGTATCAATATGCTTCTAGACGAAGGTAGCTTTGACGAAATGGATATGTTCGTTCAACACCGCTCTACTAACTTCGGTCTAGAAAAGACTAAATTTTATGGCGATGGTGTCGTTACTGGTAGCGGTACCATTGATGGTCGTCTAGTATATGTTTTTGCTCAAGACTTCACCGTTATCGGTGGTGCTTTGGGTGAAATGCATGCTGCTAAGATCTGCAAAGTAATGGATCAGGCCATGAAGATGGGTGCTCCTGTTATTGGTATCAATGACTCGGGTGGTGCACGTATTCAGGAAGGTGTGAATGCACTCTCTGGTTATGCAGAAATCTTCCAACGTAACATCCTAGCTAGTGGTGTCGTACCACAGATCTCAGCTATCTTTGGTCCTTGTGCAGGTGGTGCTGTATATTCTCCAGCACTTACTGACTTTACGATCATGGCTAGTGGTACTAGTTACATGTTCTTAACTGGTCCTAAGGTGGTCAAGACCGTGACTCACGAAGATGTAAGCCAGGAGGACCTTGGTGGTGCTTCAGTACACGCATCTAAGAGTGGTGTGGCTCACTTTGCTGTTGATGACGAAAAAGAAGGTATCAATCTTATTCGCCACATGCTTAGCTTCATGCCATCTAATAATATGGAGGAAGCACCTATCTTTGAGTGCAACGACCCAATCGACAGAATGGAAGAGTCTCTTAACGAGATCATTCCTGAAAACCCAAATAAATCATACGATATGTATGATGTCATCGGTGCAATCATCGATAATGGCGAGTTCCTAGAAGTTCATCGTGACTTCGCGGAGAATATCATCTGTGGATTTGCTCGCTTTGGAGGACAGAGCGTAGGTATCGTAGCTAACCAACCAAGATCTAAGGCTGGTTCACTGGACGTTAACGCTAGCCGTAAGGGTGCTCGTTTCGTTCGTTTCTGCGACGCATTCAATATCCCACTGGTAACCCTAGTGGACGTACCAGGATTCTTACCAGGTACAGGACAAGAGTACAATGCTGTAATCACTCACGGTGCTAAGATCCTATACGCTTATGGAGAGGCTACAGTACCAAAGGTAACAGTTATCCTTCGTAAGGCTTACGGTGGTGCATACATCGTAATGAGCTCTAAGCACCTACGTGGTGATGTTAACTTCGCATGGCCTACAGCAGAAATCGCAGTAATGGGCCCAAGTGGTGCAGTAGAAGTAGTCTTCGCTAAGGAGGTTGCTGCTGCTGAAGATCCAGCTGCCGCTGCTGCTGAGAAAGAAGCTGAGTACCGTAAGGCTTTCGCTAACCCATATAATGCAGCTAGCTATGGCTACATCGATGATGTTATCGAACCTAGCAATACTCGCTTCCGCATCACCCGTGCACTACGTCAGCTAAGGAATAAGAGGGTACAAAATCCTGCTAAAAAGCATGATAATATTCCTCTATAA
- the mce gene encoding methylmalonyl-CoA epimerase — MNISHIEHLGIAVKSIEEHLPYYEGVLGMKCYNIEVVEDQKVKTAFFKVGNSNTKIELLEPTSPDSTIAKFIEKRGEGIHHIAYCVDDVEKSLRDVEAKDVRLIDKNPRGGAEGLEIAFLHPKSTGSVLTELCHNPAEK, encoded by the coding sequence ATGAACATCTCACACATTGAGCATCTTGGAATTGCCGTAAAGAGCATTGAAGAACACCTACCATACTACGAAGGTGTGCTTGGAATGAAGTGCTACAACATTGAGGTTGTAGAGGATCAGAAAGTAAAAACCGCTTTCTTCAAAGTGGGCAACAGCAACACAAAGATTGAGCTACTAGAGCCTACTAGCCCCGATAGCACTATCGCAAAATTCATAGAAAAGCGAGGCGAGGGTATACACCATATCGCATACTGTGTAGATGATGTAGAGAAGTCACTACGCGATGTAGAGGCGAAAGATGTGCGACTCATCGATAAAAATCCTCGTGGTGGTGCAGAAGGTCTAGAGATAGCATTCCTTCACCCAAAGAGTACAGGTAGTGTGCTAACTGAGCTTTGCCACAATCCTGCAGAAAAATAA